CACCGCCGAGGCGATCGAGGCCGCGGGCGGCCGCGCGCTGGCCGTCGGCGCAGACGTCTCGGACGCCGAGCAGGTGCAGGCCGCGGTGGACCGGATCGCCGCCGAGCTCGGCGCGCCGGTGGTGCTGGTGAACAACGCCGGCGTGCTGCGCGACAACCTGCTGTTCAAGATGTCCGAGTCGGACTGGGACACCGTGATGAACGTGCACCTCAGGGGCGCCTTCCTGATGACCCGCGCGGTGCAGAAGCACATGGTGGCGGCCGGCTTCGGACGGGTCGTCAACCTGTCCTCCTCCTCCGCCCAGGGCAACCGGGGCCAGGCCAACTACTCGGCCGCCAAGGCCGGCCTGCAGGGCTTCACCAAGACCCTGGCCATCGAGCTCGGCAAGTTCGGCGTCACCGCCAACGCGGTCGCCCCCGGCTTCATCGCCACCGACATGACCGCGGCCACCGCGGCCCGGGTCGGCATGGAGTTCGAGGCCTTCAAGCAGGCCGCCGCCTCCGCCATCCCGGTCCAGCGGGTCGGCACGCCGGAGGACATCGCGCACACCATCTCCTTCCT
The window above is part of the Kitasatospora sp. NA04385 genome. Proteins encoded here:
- the fabG gene encoding 3-oxoacyl-ACP reductase FabG is translated as MTEQSTSVTAGTPARVAVVTGAARGIGAATALRLAADGYAVAVVDLEESTAKGTAEAIEAAGGRALAVGADVSDAEQVQAAVDRIAAELGAPVVLVNNAGVLRDNLLFKMSESDWDTVMNVHLRGAFLMTRAVQKHMVAAGFGRVVNLSSSSAQGNRGQANYSAAKAGLQGFTKTLAIELGKFGVTANAVAPGFIATDMTAATAARVGMEFEAFKQAAASAIPVQRVGTPEDIAHTISFLASEGAGFVSGQVIYVAGGPLD